A single window of Thiomicrorhabdus immobilis DNA harbors:
- a CDS encoding diguanylate cyclase, giving the protein MPQEIILVIEDQKSIAQYLQQRLSEVLPYSVEVAESYAEAKRVINSGVPILVCLSDLNLPDAAEGATVELLRKANITTVVLTASYSEETRQKMLAQRVADYVVKDGASAIDYAISAVVRLAQNSDKCVWLIASGSRSSNRLLGLLNIQRYVVKVFDDFKSALKKLEGGAVPELLMLEGAEKIKGGDVLAFIANVRSSYSVNQLPIMVCETSENVSLAIKLMKYGVNDFYNLSLSAEELFVRLNQNIDQTHSYKEIERISRTDALTNLYNRRCFFYFGESYFKQLQQLNTPFFVVMVDIDHFKKVNDTYGHQKGDEAIVFTAGALAKLFSGFTIARFGGEEFCVLGEAKDKASILKVCEDFRQEVEIFSKFQTDVGFTVSVGVSFKGENLEQAINFADSALYLAKESGRNQVQEYK; this is encoded by the coding sequence ATGCCACAAGAAATTATCTTGGTGATTGAAGATCAAAAATCAATCGCCCAGTATTTGCAGCAAAGACTAAGTGAGGTTCTACCCTATTCAGTAGAGGTGGCCGAAAGCTATGCTGAAGCTAAAAGAGTCATAAACTCTGGTGTACCTATTTTAGTCTGTTTGAGTGATTTGAACTTGCCGGACGCGGCTGAGGGGGCAACGGTTGAATTGTTGCGAAAAGCGAACATCACAACGGTGGTGTTAACGGCCAGCTACAGTGAAGAGACTCGCCAGAAAATGCTCGCACAACGGGTAGCCGACTATGTGGTTAAAGATGGCGCATCAGCGATTGATTACGCGATTAGTGCGGTTGTGCGTTTAGCGCAAAACTCCGATAAATGTGTCTGGTTGATTGCTTCCGGTTCACGTTCTTCAAATAGACTGTTGGGTTTATTAAATATTCAACGTTATGTCGTTAAGGTGTTCGATGACTTCAAAAGTGCGCTTAAAAAATTAGAAGGGGGCGCGGTACCTGAGCTACTGATGTTGGAAGGTGCTGAGAAGATAAAAGGGGGTGATGTTTTGGCATTTATCGCCAATGTACGCTCAAGTTATTCAGTCAATCAGTTGCCAATAATGGTGTGTGAGACTTCCGAGAATGTAAGTTTGGCCATCAAGTTGATGAAGTACGGAGTGAATGATTTCTATAATTTAAGCCTTTCAGCAGAAGAGTTGTTTGTGCGATTAAACCAAAACATAGACCAAACCCATTCTTATAAAGAGATTGAACGTATATCAAGAACTGATGCATTGACCAATTTATATAATCGGAGGTGTTTCTTTTATTTTGGTGAAAGCTATTTCAAGCAGCTTCAGCAATTAAATACCCCGTTTTTTGTCGTGATGGTCGACATCGACCATTTCAAGAAGGTCAATGATACTTATGGTCATCAAAAAGGTGATGAGGCGATTGTCTTTACCGCAGGGGCTTTAGCCAAGTTGTTTAGCGGATTTACCATCGCCCGATTTGGGGGTGAAGAGTTTTGCGTGTTGGGTGAAGCGAAAGATAAAGCGTCAATTTTGAAAGTTTGTGAGGATTTTAGGCAAGAGGTTGAAATCTTTTCAAAATTTCAAACGGATGTCGGATTTACCGTCAGTGTCGGGGTGAGTTTTAAGGGCGAGAACCTTGAACAAGCGATAAACTTTGCCGATAGCGCGCTTTATTTGGCAAAAGAGAGTGGGCGCAACCAGGTGCAAGAATACAAATAA
- a CDS encoding cation diffusion facilitator family transporter, which produces MDVQPVSHHHNHIAKVDNSSQRKVLIAGVITASYMLVEIIGGLWVNSIALVADGVHMLTDAMALGIAWWGFYMGQKPANERMTFGYQRFQILTAFVNGFTLLLIVVGIIGMAIHRFMEPQEVMGKEMFIIAVIGLLNNLIVFWILHSGDQHNMNMRGATLHFLGDTLGSVAVIGGAILIYYTGWMPIDPILSVIMAVIIGIGAYRLTRESSHLLLEGVPAGYEIQDIKEDLECHFDYLTSVHHIHIWAIAEDQVVMTLHAKTDLQHINDRTLLEIKDYLLHEHKVHHVTLQLETEYLL; this is translated from the coding sequence ATGGACGTTCAGCCGGTTTCACATCATCACAATCATATTGCCAAAGTCGATAATTCCAGTCAACGTAAAGTCCTGATTGCCGGAGTCATTACCGCAAGCTATATGCTGGTTGAGATTATCGGTGGATTATGGGTGAACTCAATCGCTTTAGTGGCCGATGGGGTGCATATGCTGACCGATGCCATGGCGTTGGGTATCGCCTGGTGGGGGTTTTATATGGGACAAAAGCCCGCCAATGAACGTATGACATTCGGTTATCAGCGTTTTCAGATTTTAACGGCGTTTGTAAATGGATTTACTCTGTTGTTGATAGTGGTTGGGATTATCGGTATGGCGATACATCGATTTATGGAGCCTCAGGAGGTGATGGGTAAAGAGATGTTCATTATTGCGGTGATAGGTCTGTTGAATAACTTGATCGTGTTTTGGATTTTACATTCAGGTGACCAGCATAATATGAATATGCGTGGGGCTACTCTACACTTTTTAGGGGATACCTTGGGTTCCGTGGCGGTTATTGGCGGTGCGATATTGATTTACTACACCGGTTGGATGCCGATAGACCCAATTTTATCGGTCATTATGGCGGTAATCATCGGTATAGGGGCTTATCGTTTAACGCGTGAATCGTCCCACCTTTTATTAGAAGGGGTTCCAGCGGGTTATGAAATTCAGGATATTAAAGAAGATTTGGAGTGTCATTTTGATTATTTGACTTCCGTCCACCATATTCATATTTGGGCGATTGCCGAGGATCAAGTGGTGATGACCCTACATGCCAAGACCGATTTACAGCATATTAATGATAGGACTTTGTTGGAAATAAAAGATTATCTCTTGCATGAACATAAAGTACATCATGTCACGCTTCAACTGGAAACAGAATATCTTTTATAA
- a CDS encoding ComF family protein, whose product MHWLEKWLLPPKCVISGQESAERDIAEQLVEQWAVPKAVCPQCCEPSFAGEVCGRCLTQPPAFDQTQVGFYFDAELTDLIHGLKYQGKPAYARVLGELLAEKIQPQGVEALLAVPLYSARYRQRGFNQAELIAETLADKLAIPLIKQAVFRVKDTPSQTHLNAKQRGHNLKNAFDVDSARLQGIEKIALLDDVITTGATMQSLAQKIKQHTSIEQIQAWAVAKTK is encoded by the coding sequence GTGCATTGGTTAGAAAAGTGGCTGTTGCCACCCAAATGTGTCATTAGCGGTCAAGAGTCGGCTGAACGTGATATTGCAGAACAATTGGTTGAGCAATGGGCTGTGCCTAAGGCGGTGTGTCCACAGTGTTGTGAACCGAGCTTTGCAGGAGAAGTTTGCGGAAGGTGTTTAACCCAACCACCAGCGTTTGATCAAACGCAAGTTGGGTTTTATTTTGATGCCGAATTGACGGATTTGATTCATGGGCTTAAATACCAAGGTAAGCCGGCTTATGCACGTGTTTTGGGGGAGTTGTTAGCGGAAAAAATACAACCCCAAGGGGTGGAAGCCTTGCTTGCGGTTCCTTTGTATTCTGCTCGTTATCGACAAAGGGGGTTCAATCAAGCGGAGTTGATTGCGGAAACCCTTGCCGACAAGTTGGCGATTCCGCTAATTAAACAAGCGGTCTTTAGGGTTAAGGATACGCCTAGCCAAACCCATTTGAATGCCAAACAACGCGGTCATAACCTAAAAAACGCTTTTGATGTCGATTCCGCCAGGCTACAAGGAATCGAAAAAATCGCTTTGCTGGATGATGTCATTACCACAGGTGCGACCATGCAGTCGTTAGCCCAAAAAATCAAACAACATACCTCAATCGAACAAATACAGGCCTGGGCGGTAGCCAAAACTAAATAG
- the bioB gene encoding biotin synthase BioB — protein sequence MQNIGEIRHDWTVDEIRAIMDQPFNDLMFQAQSVHRQYFNPNEVQTSTLVNIKSGGCAEDCSYCSQSARNHTDIEKEQMMEVQEVIEQALVAKERGATRLCMGAAWRNPTKKDFPRVLEMVRVVKDLGLETCLTLGMLNDDQVKQLKEAGLDYYNHNLDTSEAFYPKIITTRNYQDRLDTIDKVQEAGINVCSGGIIGMGEQHTDRAELLRTFATMRMHPNSVPINLLVPIEGTPLAHMKGKTDSFEFIRVIAAARIVMPQTYVRLSAGRMTLTDEAQALCFFAGANSIFYGDKLLTTENPESDHDIQLFKKLGIQMQQNVKAEAKAKKMAEQITELTA from the coding sequence ATGCAAAATATTGGAGAAATTAGACATGATTGGACTGTGGATGAAATCCGCGCGATTATGGATCAACCTTTCAACGACTTGATGTTCCAAGCGCAAAGTGTTCATCGCCAGTACTTCAATCCAAATGAGGTGCAAACCAGCACTCTGGTAAACATCAAATCTGGAGGTTGCGCTGAAGACTGCTCTTACTGCTCACAAAGCGCCCGCAACCATACTGACATAGAAAAAGAGCAGATGATGGAAGTGCAAGAGGTCATCGAACAAGCTTTGGTGGCCAAAGAGCGTGGGGCAACCCGTTTATGTATGGGAGCCGCATGGCGCAACCCAACCAAAAAAGACTTTCCTCGCGTGTTAGAGATGGTGCGTGTGGTTAAAGATCTAGGGCTTGAAACCTGCCTAACCTTGGGAATGTTGAATGATGATCAGGTCAAACAGCTTAAAGAAGCCGGATTGGATTACTACAATCACAATTTGGATACTTCTGAAGCGTTCTACCCGAAGATCATTACCACGCGTAACTATCAAGACCGTTTAGACACCATCGACAAGGTGCAAGAAGCGGGAATCAATGTCTGTTCTGGCGGCATCATCGGCATGGGTGAACAACACACCGACCGTGCAGAGCTATTACGCACCTTCGCCACCATGCGTATGCATCCAAATTCAGTACCGATAAACCTATTGGTACCGATTGAAGGCACCCCTTTGGCTCATATGAAAGGGAAAACCGATTCATTTGAATTTATCCGCGTAATTGCCGCGGCACGTATCGTCATGCCGCAAACCTATGTGCGTTTGTCCGCTGGACGTATGACCTTAACCGATGAAGCCCAGGCGTTATGCTTCTTTGCCGGTGCCAACTCGATTTTCTACGGTGATAAGTTACTGACTACCGAGAACCCAGAGTCTGACCACGATATTCAGCTATTTAAAAAACTGGGCATCCAAATGCAACAAAACGTCAAAGCCGAAGCTAAAGCCAAAAAAATGGCCGAACAAATCACTGAACTGACCGCTTAA
- the bioF gene encoding 8-amino-7-oxononanoate synthase, whose translation MSIKKRFQPRLEQREADYLYRRRPLVFSAQQPDMNINGIECINFSSNDYLGLANHPQIKQALIEGLQTQQDLSYGSGAAHLVTGHHLHHHLLEDELADWLGVERTLLFSTGYMANLAVQQTLMHAGDIILADKLNHASLIDGARLSEADFKRYPHLDMQALERRLQQAQAKHSQAMIVTDGVFSMDGDIAPLKAMQQLAQKYQAWLFVDDAHGIGALGEHGKGCFEHFGLQPDENTILVGTLGKAFGTSGAFVAGSSVLIESLIQFARPYIYTTAMPQLNALAIREALKLVKNGQASRETLQQNIKHFREGALQIGLQLWPSDTAIQPIMLGKSDTAVEWSEALKQAGFWVTAIRPPTVPQNQARLRVTLSAIHTPEQIDQLLDALKAIQSTSSV comes from the coding sequence ATGTCTATCAAAAAACGTTTTCAACCACGATTAGAACAACGAGAGGCTGATTACCTCTATCGTCGTCGTCCTTTGGTGTTTTCGGCGCAACAGCCCGACATGAACATCAACGGCATTGAGTGTATCAACTTTTCATCCAACGATTATTTAGGTCTGGCGAATCACCCGCAAATCAAACAGGCTTTAATCGAGGGCTTACAAACCCAACAAGACTTAAGTTACGGTTCAGGTGCGGCACATTTAGTCACAGGCCACCACTTACACCATCACCTGCTTGAAGACGAATTAGCCGATTGGCTTGGCGTTGAAAGAACCCTATTATTCTCCACCGGCTATATGGCCAACCTAGCAGTACAACAAACCTTGATGCATGCTGGCGATATCATCCTAGCCGACAAACTCAATCACGCCTCTCTGATCGATGGCGCACGTTTATCGGAAGCCGATTTTAAACGCTATCCTCATTTGGATATGCAAGCTTTGGAGCGTCGTCTGCAACAAGCGCAAGCCAAGCACAGCCAAGCGATGATTGTCACCGATGGTGTGTTTAGCATGGATGGCGATATCGCACCGTTAAAAGCCATGCAACAACTTGCACAGAAGTACCAGGCCTGGTTGTTTGTAGATGACGCACATGGAATTGGAGCATTAGGTGAACATGGTAAAGGATGTTTTGAGCACTTTGGTTTACAGCCCGATGAAAACACCATACTGGTTGGTACCTTAGGCAAGGCATTCGGTACTTCAGGCGCATTTGTGGCCGGCAGTTCGGTTTTGATTGAAAGCTTAATTCAATTTGCCCGACCCTATATTTACACCACCGCAATGCCGCAACTCAATGCATTGGCCATTCGTGAAGCCTTAAAACTGGTAAAAAACGGCCAAGCTTCACGTGAAACCTTACAACAAAACATCAAGCATTTTAGAGAGGGAGCGCTCCAGATCGGCTTACAGCTTTGGCCAAGCGATACCGCGATTCAGCCCATTATGCTTGGCAAAAGTGATACCGCCGTTGAGTGGAGTGAAGCTTTGAAACAAGCCGGTTTTTGGGTGACTGCGATTCGTCCGCCAACCGTACCCCAAAACCAAGCTCGACTCCGAGTGACCTTGAGTGCAATCCATACCCCAGAGCAAATCGACCAGTTGCTGGATGCCCTAAAAGCGATTCAATCAACATCCTCTGTATGA